The genomic window GGCCTGTCGGGTCAGGCATCGGCCCTGTCGGTGATCGTACCGGGTGCCCTTGGCTATATGGCCCCGAAATACTGGGTGACCAAACGGGTGCAGAAACGCGTCGAAGAGATCACCCAGGGGTTTCCCGATGCGCTGGACCTGATGCTGGTCTGTGTCGAGGCGGGCCAGTCCCTTGACCAGTCGATCATCCGCGTCTCGAAAGAGATGCGCGCCGCCTATCCCGCCCTGTGCGAGGAATTTGAAATCGTCGCCTATGAGATGAAGGCCGGGAAAGACAAAAGCAGGGTTCTGCGCGATATGGGCGAACGGGTGGATATTCAGGACGTGAACAGCTTTGTCACCGTGTTGATCCAATCGGCCACTTTCGGCACCTCGGTCGCCGATGCGCTGCGCGTCTATGCCGCCGAAATGCGCGACAAACGCGTTCTGCGCGCCGAAGAGAAAGCCAATAAACTGCCGACCAAACTGACACTTGGCACAATGATGTTCTGCGTACCGCCCTTGCTGATCATCCTGATCGGTCCATCGGTTTATGGAATCGCCCAGAATCTGGGTGGCGGCTAGGCCGGGCGGGGGGCTTGAACGAGGAGATATGATCATGATGCGGGGGCTCATCATTTTCACGACATTTCTGGGGCTGGCGGCTTGTGGCGACCCCGGCACCGGCCCTTTGGGTCAGGACCGGCAGGGCGTCCCCGCCCCGCCCGGCACCCATGTTCTGCGCAATTCGGTTGACGGGCTGGTTGTCGGCGACCGGCTGATGGAAGCGGGCGAATATGAACTGGCGCTCAGGGCCTATCTGCGCGCCGCCGCCGAAGACGGCACGACGGCGCAACATCTCTCGGCCCTTGGCTCGGCCAATCTGCAACTGGGGCGTCTTGGCCAGGCCGAAGCCTATCTGCGCCAGGCGGTTGAGGAAGACCCCGGTTTCACACCGGCCTGGAACAATCTGGGCGTGGTGCTGATGGAACAGGGCGAATATGGCGAGGCGCGGCAGGTGTTTCAGCATGCTTTCGCGCTGGATAGTGGCCAAACAGACTCCATTCGCGAAAACTTAAGACTTGCTATCGCAAGAATGGAAAATTCAGGCTATATTCCTGACAATAATGAAAACCGCTATGACCTGGAACGTCGGGGCGGAGGACGCTGGATCCTCTCCGAAACACCATGAACATAGCGATCGAGCAGTTAAGAGGTCGCCTATGCGCCTGACCACCCGGATCACTCTGGTTATCGGCTTGTCCGTCGGACTTGCCGCCTGTGGACAAACCGACCGCGCGGATGTGGACCGCGCAATGGACTCGATGAATGTCATCGACGAAACCAATCTCAACGACATCATGCTGACGGTCGCCGACCCCAATGAAGCGGTGGTGTATTTCCAAAGCGCCCTGCGCGACGATCCTGACCGGCTTGATCTGAAACGGGGGCTGGGCCACAGCCTGATTCGCGCCGGGCGCGCCACCGAAGCGGTGATCGTCTGGCGCGAGGTCGCCAATCATCCCGACGCCACAGCGCAGGACCATGTCGATTTCGCCGATGCCCTGATCCGCAATTCTGACTGGGAGGAGGCTGAAACCCAGCTTGATATGGTCCCCCCGACCTTCGAGACCTATGAACGGTACCGTCTTGAGGCGATGATCGCCGACAGCAATCACGAATGGGAAAATGCCGACAGTTTCTACGAAACAGCCGTCGGCCTGACCACCCGGCCCGGCGGTGTGCTGAACAACTGGGGCTTCTCGAAACTGACCCGGGGCGATACCGAGGCCGCCGAGCGCCTGTTCACCGAGGCCATCACCTATGATCCGAACCTGTTCACCGCAAAGAACAACCTGGTTCTGGCCCGCGCGGCACGGGGCAATTACAATCTGCCACTGGTGCAGATGACCCAGATCGAACGGGCACAACTGCTGCACACCGCCGCGCTGGCCGCGATCCGTCAGGGAGAGGTTGATGTGGGCCGCGGTCTTCTGGCCGATGCCATCGACACCCATCCACAGCATTTCGATGCCGCAGTGCGGGCGTTGCGCGCGCTTGATACAGAGGTACGCGCCTGATGTCCCTGACCGTTGCCGAGGCCGCCTGGTTTCTTCCCTTCGTTCTGCCGATCTGCATTTGGGTCGGCTGGTCGGACCTGCGCGAGATGCGCATTCCCAATATCGCGGTTCTGGCACTGGCGGGCGGGTTTCTGGCCGTTGGCCTGATTGTTCTGCCGATGGAGGCCTATCTGTGGCGTCTGGCACAGCTTGGCGGCGTTCTGGTCATCGGCTTTGTCATCACCTCGATCGGCATGGTCGGGGCGGGGGACGCGAAATTCGCCGCCGCCATGGCGCCTTTCATCGCGCCGGGCGACGGGCTTTTCTTCCTGATGCTGTTTTCACTGGTGCTGATCGGCTCCTGGCTGACCCATCGCGGGGCGGCCCGTGTGCCTGCGGTGCGCCGGGCAACCCCCGATTGGGTGTCCTGGGACCGGGGCAAGCTGTTCCCGATGGGGGTGGCTCTTGCCGGTGCGCTGTCCATCTATCTGATCCTGGGCCTGGGTCTCTGGGCCTGATCCACCCTATGGGGCCGGATCAACATACGGGCCTTGCCCTGCAAAACCGGCGGATTGACAGGCCAGCCGATGTTCAGCCGCGGCTTGTTACGCCTCGTTTGTGCCGCATTCCTCCGGCAAAGTCCTGCCAAGCAGAGGGCATAATATGAACGTTCAGACCTCCCCCACCGAAGGCTTTGCACCGGTCGCCCTGCGCAAACTGGGCGATACCGGCCTGCCCATGGTGATGATGCGGGATATCCTGCTGAAAACCATATTCCGCAAGAATGTGGAAACCGCGACCGAGATTTCCGAGGCGATCTGCCTGCCGCTGACCCTGACCACGGCGCTGATCGACATGGCCCGCGATATGGGCCTGCTTCAGGCGACCGGCACGATGCACGCCACATCCGGCTCGGAAATGGGCTTTCAACTGACCGATAACGGCAAGGCCCGCGCCCTTGATGCGCTTAGCCAGTCGGAATATTACGGCGCGATGCCGGTGCCGCTGGACGATTACAAGGCACAGACCAAACGCCAGTCGATCCGCAACATCCACCTGACCCGAGATATGCTTGAGGCCTCGATGGGCCATTTGATTCTGCCCAAAGGCATGATTGATCAGCTTGGGCCCGCCGTGGGATCGGGCCGGTCCGTTCTGCTCTATGGCCCGCCCGGCAACGGCAAATCCTCGATTGCCGAGGGCATTCGCGCCGCCATGGGCGACACGATCTATATTCCCCGCGCGCTCAGCTATGCCGGTCAGGTGATCACGCTTTTCGATCCGATTGTGCATACCCCCATCACCGAACCGGACACCGCCAGCGGCGGTTTGCGCAAATCCTCGGCCCGGTTCGACACCCGCTATCTGCTTTGCAAACGCCCCACGGTGATGACCGGCGGTGAATTGATGCTCAGCATGCTGGACCTGAACTATAACGCGGTCAGCCGCACCTATCAGGCCAGCCTGCAACTGAAAGCCTCGGGCGGGGTTTTCATCGTCGATGACCTTGGCCGCCAGGAGGAACCGCCCCAGGCGCTGATCAACCGCTGGATTGTGCCGATGGAGGTGAATTACGACATCCTCGCCCTGCAATCAGGCGAGAAATTCGAGGTGCCGTTCGACACGCTGGTGATCTTCTCGACCAATTTCCACCCCAATGAACTGTTCGATCAGGCCGCCCTGCGCCGGATTTTCTTCAAGGTGAAGATCGACGGACCGACGCAGGAGGAATTCCTCAAGGTCTTTGCCATGGTCGCGCGCAAGAAGAAGATGCCGCTGAACGAGGAGAGCCTCGTCCATATGCTGAAAGTGCGCTACCCGCAGATCAACAATGTCTATGCCAATTACCACGCGAATTTTCTGATCGACCAGTTGATCGCGATCTGCGAATTCGAGGGGATTCCCTATCAGATGCGCCCCGATCTGATCGACCGCGCCTGGGAAAACATGTATGTCAAAGAGGAAGCGATTACCCACTGATCCCGGCCTGTCGCTTTTTGGATTTAAAGGGTTTCGCAACCAAGCTGGAAAACGCGCGTTTTCCACAAGGATTTCTCGAGAAATCCGGCCCTTCACGATTTCCGCGCGGTTTCATGTAACTGAACCCCCTGATGGCGAGCCGCTTTACGAAAAAGGCTGACCCCGGCCCCCGCGCGCAGTATCCCTACCCCATGACAATGCTGCCCCCGGACATCACAGATTGGTTCCGCACCCGAGGGTGGAGCCTCCATTCGCATCAGCAACAGATGCTGGACCTGTCATCCGCGCCCTGCCAGTTGCTGATCGCGCCCACCGGCGGCGGCAAGACCATGGCCGGGTTCCTGCCCACGCTGGCGGAACTTGCCGATGGCACGCATCAGGGCCTGCACACGCTTTACATCTCTCCCCTGAAGGCGCTGGCGGCGGATATCAAACGCAACCTGCGCGCCCCGGTGGAAGATATCGGCCTGCCCATCCGTATCGAGGATCGCACCGGCGACACCACCCAGACCCAACGCAAACGGCAACGCGCCGATCCGCCCCATATCCTGCTGACCACGCCGGAAAGTCTTGCGCTGCTTACGTCATATGAAGATGCGGGCCATATGTTTGCCGGGCTGCAACGGGTCATTGTCGATGAGATTCACGCGCTGGCGGAAAGCAAACGCGGCGATCAGCTGATGCTGGCGCTGTCGCGTCTGTCCACCCTGGCACCGGGTCTGCGCCGTGTGGGGCTCAGCGCCACGGTGGAAGACCCGCCCGCCATCGCCCGCATTCTGGCCCGCCATCCCGATCCCTGCCGGATACTGGAGGCAGATCCCGGCCCCGACCCGGATATCTCGATGCTGGAAACCGACGCCCGCCCGCCCTGGTCCGGCGGCGGCGGGCGCTATGCGATTCCGGCCGTGCTGGACCAGGTCAAACGCCACAAGACCACCCTGATTTTCCACAACACCCGCGCCCAGGCCGAGATCTTCTTTCATCATCTCTGGCTGGCCAATGACGACCAACTGCCGATCGGCATCCACCATGGCGCCCTGTCACGTGAACAACGCGAAAAGGTCGAGGCCGCAATGGTCGCCGGGGATCTGCGCGCCATCGTCTGCACCGGGTCCCTTGATCTGGGCATCGACTGGGGCGATGTGGATCTGGTCATTCAGGTCGGCGCCCCGAAAAACGTCAAACGGCTGGTCCAGCGGATCGGGCGCGCCAATCACCGCTACAATGCGCCCTCGAAGGCGCTGATGGTCCCTGCCAACCGGTTCGAGGTTATCGAATGCATCGCAGCGCTGGAGGCCGCCCGCGACCATGATCTGGATGGAGAGCCGAAAGGCGACGGCCCGCTTGATGTGCTGTGCCAGCATATCCTGATCCGCGCCGCAGCCGGGCCATTCCTGGCCGATGATCTCTATGAAGAGGTCACCTCGGCCGGGGCCTATGCCAGCCTGCCCCGCGAGAGTTTCGACCGCTGTCTCGATTTCTGTGCCACGGGGGGGTATGCGCTCAAAGCCTATGATCGCTGGCAGAAACTGGTGCAGCGCCCGGATGGCGCCTGGCAGTTGCGCGACCCCCGCGCCAGCCGCCAGATCCGCATGAATATCGGCACCATTCTGGCCTCTGACAAACTGAAGGTCCGCCTGAAACACGCAAGGGGCGGCATGCCCCTGGGCGAGGTGGAGGAGAATTTCGCGGCGAGCCTTGTCAAAGGCGATACGTTTCTGATCGGCGGTCAGATCGTGCGCTATGAGGGCCTGCGCGAGATGACCATCGAGGTCACACGCAGCCCGTCGGACAGGCCCAAGGTCGCCACCTTCATGGGCAGCAAATTTGCCACCTCCACCCAGTTGTCTGATCGTATTCTGGCAATGTTCCGGCAGGATGACTGGCCCGCCCTGCCCCGGCACACCCGTGACTGGCTGGCCCTGCAGCGGCGCGTCTCCCGCCTGCCGGAACGTGATCGGTTGCTGGTCGAAAGCTTCCCTCATGACGGGCGCGACCATGTCTGCGTCTACGGGTTTGCGGGCAAGAATGCGCAACAGACCCTGGGCCTGCTTCTGACCCAGAGGATGGAGGAAGAAGGGCTGCACCCGCTTGGTTTCGTCTCCACCGATTACGCCACGCTGATCTGGGGGCTGGACCCGTTGCAGGATGCAGCCCCGTTGTTTTCCCGTGAGACCCTGACCCGGACGATGGAAATCTGGCTGTCGGGCAATGCGGTGATGAAACGCACCTTCAAGGGCGCGGCCATCATCGCCGGGCTGATCGATCGCAACATGCCCGCCGGCAAACGCAAGACCGGCCGGCAGGCAACGTTTTCCACCGATATCCTCTATGACACGCTGCGCAAATATGACCCCGGCCATGTGATGCTGGAAATCACCCGGGTCGAGGCGATGCGCGGCATGGTCGATTTCGGGCGCATCGACGCGATGCTGACCCGGATCGGTGATCGCATCGACCATGTGAAACTGCCCCGGCTGACCCCGCTGGCCGCGCCCTTGTTTCTTGAGGTCGGCAAAGTGCCGGTGAAAGGACGCGCCGAACACCGCCTGATCGAAGAGGAAGCCGCCCGCCTGCTGACGACAGCGGGTTTGCCGCTATAGGCGGCGTCCCTCTAATCTGCAACACATAGACACAACGCAGAGGGCAGCGCCCGAACCGAGGGGTGGGCGAGAAGCGCCCGCCCCGTGGGGTCGGTGCGGGCGCTGCCCGGCGGTGCCGCCGGGCAGGTGGGTGATGCGGGGTGGCGAAGAATTTCAGGCCAAAGCAATAAGGGTTTTGCAAAACCTGAAAAGCTCCTCCCGCCCTGCATATCCATACAAACAAGATGTGAAATCAGCCAGATCCGCCATCAGGCTTGCAACGCCCGGCCCGTCATGCCATCGAACGAAACATGAACGGCCACACCTTCACCTTCTTCGGCGCGGCCCTGACCGCCCTGCCATCTGGCGCGCTCTGGTGGCGGGAGGAAAGGCTGCTCTGCGTTTCCGATCTGCATCTGGGCAAATCGGAACGGATGGCGCGGCGCGGTGGCCCGATCCTGCCGCCTTATGAGGTGCAGGACACATTGATGCGTCTTGAACGGGATCTGGCCGCCACGACCCCCGAATGTGTCATTTGTCTGGGCGACAGCTTTGATGACCTGACCGCCGCACAGGCCCTGCAGGATGAGATGATCACCTGGCTGGCCACCCTCATGGCCGGGCGGCGCTGGATCTGGATTGAAGGCAATCATGATGCCGGGCCGGTTGATCTGGGCGGCACCCATCTGGCCAGCCACCGGACCGGTCCACTGACCTTCCGACATATTGCCAAGCCCGGTGCCAGCGCCGAAATCTCGGGCCATTATCATCCCAAGGCGCAGCTTCCCACCCGCGCCAGGCGGATCACCCGGCCCTGTTTCCTGCTGGATCAGGCGCGGCTGATCCTACCCGCCTATGGCACCTATACCGGGGGGTTGCGCAGCAGCGATCCGGCGCTGTCGGGACTGATGGCCGCAGATGCACAGGCCATTCTGCTGACCGATCCGCCGCTTTGCGTGCCAATGCCCCGTTAAAGCGGAATGCCGCGATCAATCAGCGCGTCCTGATAGCCCTGGCTGACGGGCAGGCGAATGCCCTGCGACAGAATGATGAATGTGCGCCGGCCCTTCTGCTCCACCCCTGAAATTGCATTCAGCGCCACCCAATGCGACCTGTGAATGCGCACCCCGTCATATCCGTCAAGCTCGTCCATCGCGTCAGAGAAGCGCAGCAAAAGACGGTCTTCCCCCTGGCTGGTGACCACTTCCAGATAATGGCCATCGGCGGAAATATGCATCAGATCGCGGCCCAGTTCCGGCGGCAGGCGGCGCAGAAACGCAACCTCCTCTGCCGCATCGGATGCGTTGTCTGCTGCGCTGTCTTCGCTTTCCTGTTCCAGATACATCCGGATCAGAACCAGTGTCAGGCAAATCATCAAAACCACAATCATATGCGCAAATATGCTTGGTAGGCTTTCGCTCGGAACGCCATAGACGAAATGATTATACGCCCAGATCAACATGCCCAGAACGACAGCCATGATCCCGCTGCTCAGCAGGTCGACCGCAAAGGATTTTGCCGGAAAGACCTGTTGAACCATTGCCTTGATCCCGCCCGCAAACAGAATCGAGACGCCAATCAACCCGCCCCAATAGATACCGCGATCCAGAAGCGACATGGCGGAATAGGTTCCGAACGGTCCAAGCAGAGTTGCCAGAACACTTGCCGCAACCCAGACTGAAAACGATGATGATCCAAACCGGTGGATGAAAGCCACACGCAGATCAGAGGAATTGGTCTGCATTTGCCCCAAGCTGTTACATCTTCACATTACGGAGATTTTACCTCCCCCGATAAATGATGATACGATAAAATCAGGACCTGGCTAGGCATTTGAGAAAAAAAGGCGAAAATGTGACAGGTATAACTGATGCACGCATCAGGGATAGTTTTGCGCGGCAGGGGTTGATGGACAGCTTTGGCGCGCGTCTTGAACAGGTTTCTTCCGGGCGTGTCCTTCTCTCTGCTCCGATCACCGCCGCAAGCTCGCAACAGCACGGGTTTGCCCATGCGGGCCTGACCTTCGCGCTTGGCGACAGCGCGTCGGGCTATGCCGCGCTGACCCAGATGGCCGAGGGCGCCGAAGTGATGACAGTTGAGATGAAGATCAACCTGATTGCGCCGGGTGACGGTTTGCGGCTTTGGGCCCATGGTGAGGTTGTGAAACCCGGGCGTCGGCTGTTTGTCACCCGCTGCACGGTCGAGGTTGAACGCCCCGATGGCAGCCGCCGGGATGTGGCCCTGTTGCAGGGCACGATGATCCCGGTCTGAACAGCACGGCGCGGTTTTTCTATAGTTTCCGCCTGAAATCCTTCACCACCCCGCACCACCCTCCCGCCCGGCAGCACCGCCGGGCAGCGCCCGACCGACCCCATGGGGCGGGCGATGCCCTCCGCACAATCTATATATGATTCAGAATTTCAATCCGGCGCTATAAGCAGCAACCGCACGCGGCTCAGGCGGTCAGCCCTTCGGGTTCAGGCAAGCCGTTTGCGCGGCAACAGGCAGTGACCGTATTGGCCAGAAGGCAGGCAATGGTCATCGGGCCCACCCCCCCCGGCACCGGTGTGATCGCGCCCGCAACCGCCGAAGCGCTGGCGAAATCCACATCCCCGACCAGCTTTGTTTTCCCCGGCTTTTCGGGATGCGGGATGCGGTTGACACCCACGTCAATGACGGTTGCGCCCGGTTTCACCCAGTCGCCCGGCACCATTTCCGGGCGCCCGACCGCAGCAACCAGAATATCCGCCCCGCGACACACATCCGCCAGATCTTTGGTGCGCGAATGGGCGATGGTGACCGTGCAGCTTTCCCCAAGCAGCAATTGCGCCATGGGTTTGCCGACAATGTTGGACCGGCCCACAACCACCGCGTTCAGACCGGAAAGCGACCCGTGATGATCGCGCAGCATCATCAGACAACCCAGCGGCGTGCAGGGCACCATGGATTTCTGTCCGGTCCCCAACAGGCCCACATTGGAAATATGAAAGCCGTCCACATCCTTTGCCGGGGATATCCTGTTGATAACCTCTGCACTGTCCACATGATCCGGCAGCGGTAACTGCACGAGAATGCCGTGAACTTCCGGATCGGCGTTCAGCTGATCCACAAGGCTGAGGATATCTTTCTGGGACGTCGCCACATCCAGTTTATGTTCGAAACTGGCCATACCGGCCTCGGCGGTCTGCTTGCCCTTGTTGCGCACATAGACCTGGCTGGCCGGGTCCTCGCCCACCAGAACCACCGCCAGCCCCGGCGTCAGATCATGATCGGATTTCAAAGCCGCCACATGGGTCGCAACCCTGGCCCGTACCGTCGCGGCAAAGGCTTTCCCGTCTATGATCGTCGCCGTCATCGCATCACCCTTTCACAGAATCCCGTCGGCGGGACGCATAAATCTTCTATAAGTTTATTCCGGCATGCAGTCTCAGAACAGGCCTTCGATATTCCCTGCCGCGTTCAGCATGATCTGTTCGGCCGAGGGCACACGCGGCAGGCCGGGCATGGTCATGATCTCTCCGCAGATGGCAACGATAAACCCGGCCCCGGCAGACAGGCGCACCTCACGCACGGGGATGGTAAAGCCCGTAGGCGCACCGCGCGCGCCCGGATCGGTGGTAAAGGAATACTGCGTCTTGGCCATGCAGACCGGCAGATTGCCATATCCTGCCTCTTCCCAGGTTTTCAACTGCGCCCGGATCTTGCTGTCGGCCACCACACCATCGGCATGGTAGATTGACGTGGCAATGGTTTCGATCTTTTCAAACAGCGGCATCTCATCGGGATAGATCGGCGCGAAACCGGCGGCATCGCTTTCTGCGATTTCAACCACTTTATGGGCCAGCGCCTCGGTCCCGGCAGAGCCATCGGCCCAATGCTTGCACAGCACAGCCTCGGAACCCTGCGTGGCGACATAGGCCTGCACGGCGGCGATCTCGGCCTCGCTGTCTCCGGCAAAATGGTTGATCGCAACCACCACCGGCACCCCGAAGGATGTGACATTGCCGATATGACGGCCCAGATTGGCGCAACCCGCCTCAACCGCCGCCACATTTTCGGCGGCCAGATCGGCTTTGGCAACGCCGCCATTCATTTTCATCGCCCGAACCGTGGCAACAATCACAACCGCATCCGGTGCAATGCCAGCCTTCCGGCATTTGATATTCATGAATTTCTCGGCCCCCAGATCGGCGCCGAACCCGGCCTCGGTCACCACGTAATCGGCCAGTTTCAACGCCGTGGTTGTGGCAATCACCGAATTGCAGCCATGGGCGATATTGGCAAACGGCCCGCCATGGACAAAGGCGGGGTTGTTTTCCAGTGTCTGCACCAGATTGGGCTGCATCGCGTCTTTCAGCAATACCGTCATCGCGCCATCGGCCTTGATATCACGGGCATAGATCGGTTTGCGCGCGCGGGTATAGGCGACGATGATATCGCCCAGACGTTTCTGCAAATCCTCCAGCCCCGTGGCCAGACAGAGGATCGCCATCACCTCCGAGGCGACCGTGATGTCAAACCCGGTCTGCCGTGGGAACCCGTTGGCCACGCCGCCAAGCGAGGTGACCGTATCGCGCAGCGCCCGGTCATTCATGTCAAGCACCCGGCGCCAGACCACGCGACGCTCGTCGATCTCAAGCGCATTGCCCCAATAGATGTGGTTGTCGATCATCGCGGACAGCAGGTTATGGGCGCTGGTGATCGCATGGAAATCGCCGGTGAAATGCAGGTTCATCTCCTCCATCGGCACCACCTGGGCATAGCCGCCCCCGGCTGCCCCGCCCTTCATGCCGAAACAGGGCCCAAGCGAGGCTTCGCGGATACAGATCGCGGCATTCTTGCCGATCCGGTTCAACCCGTCGCCAAGCCCCACAGTGGTGGTGGTCTTGCCCTCGCCCGCAGGGGTCGGGTTGATCGCGGTCACCAGGATCAACCTGCCGTCTTTGCGGGCCTGCACCCCGTCGATGAATGACTGGCTGATCTTGGCCTTGTCATGACCATAGGGCAGCAGGTCCTCGGCCGGGATGCCAAGCTTCGACCCGATCTCCTGAATCGGGCGCTTGTTGGCTTCGCGGGCAATCTCGATGTCGGTTTTGAAGGCCATGATATGGGTTCCCTGCGGCGGTCTCTATACGTGTCCCTTTCGCCTATAACGCCTCTGTTTCATATGCACAGGGGCATTTCCGACATTTTCGCCCCTGCTGCCGTCAGATTTTCAGGTTACTCTGGTCAAGCGCCTGTCTTTCCTGGCCTTATGCTTCATGAGTCCAGTCACGATAAAAGATGATGGCACAGTGTCGGGCGGCGTGCCCGCATCTGCCCGCACAGCCCCACAACCCATCACCGCAGCAGATCAACCCGGCAATGCAAATTTGAACCCGCCTGCGCCCGGACCCGACACATCCCTGAACAATCCTTTCAGGAAGCATGCCATGCGCCGCCTCATCCCACTGATTTGCACCATCGGCCAACTGGCCTTTACCGGCCCGGCCATCGCACAGAATTTCGGCTTCGGGATCGGGGTGTCCGACGGCCCGGTCTCGTTAAGCCTTCATACCGCCGCCCCACGCAGCAACCGCAGCTGCGAGGTCAGGATCGTGCCCACCGGTGGAGAGGTCCGCCTGCGCCGGGGCATGGTGGTGGAACATATCGCCTGCACCGATGCCAATTGCACAGACCAGCAGGTCATCATCTGCCCGGCACGGCGGCGATAACGACACGCGTGCCCGGACGGGTCAGCGGTTCTCGGCCATCAGCCGGGCAATCTCGGCCGCCCATTCGCCGATGATCGGCAGAAATTCGATCTGCGCAAGCGACCAGACCAGCAGCGACAACAACAATGACGCGCCCAGAACCGTGCCCAGACCAAAAGCCAGCCCGCGGGCAAAGTTGAACAGCAGCAACCGCCACACCGAATTGTGCAACCGCAAAAAGCGATGCCCGTTCAGCATGGCAACCTCGCTGCGCAACGCGCGCAGTTCATCCTTCATCTCGTTATCCATCGGCTCCTACCTGTCAAACACGGCAGAGACATCATACATCACCGGCTCGAAACTGCGGCACATCTCGGTGATGGCTTTGTTGCGCCTGACCATCTCGTCGCTGCGCAGCATCGCCTGAAAATCCTCGCGCCGGTCCCATTGGGAATAATTCGCAACCCGTGTCTGGGCATCATTCACATGCAACCCGGCGCCGATGAACCCCGGCTGATGCGCGATGAACTGATCATAGGCAGATGTCAGCGCCTCGATCAGGTCGCGGCAATTGCCGGGATTGGTTTCAAATGTGGTGATCACGGTTTGCAGGGCCGCACCCTTGGCAATGGATGGCATCAGGCTGTCCTTCTTCTGGTGTCGAAGGATACCGCCGCGCCCTGCCCCGGGGCAAAAGAAAAGCGACCGCGCGGAAGGTGCGGCCCGGTTTCACATCTGTACCACCGCCCGTATCAGCCGGTATACGCGTCATACATATCATTATAAGACGGGTTGCCCGACGGGATATCGACACCCCGGCTGATCATATCGGCCTCAAGCGCGCCAATGGAATCAACCCGGTCGCCCGGGTCCAGCATCGTTGGATGCGCGCCATTGTGATAGGCTTCATAAACCTCAACCAGTTCCGCATCCGAATATCCCGATGTCCAGCTTGCATATCTTTCTGCGGTCACGCCCGAGGTATTGAGCAAGGGGTTTGACCCCCAATTGCTGCCTGCCGAGGCACCGGCAAACGGGGAATCCACCACGTCCATCTCTGCCAACTCGGTCGCGATCTCGCCACTCAGACCTCCGACACCGCCGGATACGGCGGTCATCGTTGCAAGCCCAAGGCCAACAATTGCTGCGGTCAGAACAACCCAATCCACAGTGACGGCGCCTTGTTCATCTTGCAGGAATGTTCTTCCGTAAGGGGTGGACACAGTTCTTTCCTTCCATAGCGATTTTCGGTCGACCGACCGGGCAACAGCAGCAGTGCGGACAGGTCACATCAGATGCAAACCCT from Rhodophyticola sp. CCM32 includes these protein-coding regions:
- the pdeM gene encoding ligase-associated DNA damage response endonuclease PdeM, translating into MNGHTFTFFGAALTALPSGALWWREERLLCVSDLHLGKSERMARRGGPILPPYEVQDTLMRLERDLAATTPECVICLGDSFDDLTAAQALQDEMITWLATLMAGRRWIWIEGNHDAGPVDLGGTHLASHRTGPLTFRHIAKPGASAEISGHYHPKAQLPTRARRITRPCFLLDQARLILPAYGTYTGGLRSSDPALSGLMAADAQAILLTDPPLCVPMPR
- a CDS encoding LytTR family DNA-binding domain-containing protein; its protein translation is MQTNSSDLRVAFIHRFGSSSFSVWVAASVLATLLGPFGTYSAMSLLDRGIYWGGLIGVSILFAGGIKAMVQQVFPAKSFAVDLLSSGIMAVVLGMLIWAYNHFVYGVPSESLPSIFAHMIVVLMICLTLVLIRMYLEQESEDSAADNASDAAEEVAFLRRLPPELGRDLMHISADGHYLEVVTSQGEDRLLLRFSDAMDELDGYDGVRIHRSHWVALNAISGVEQKGRRTFIILSQGIRLPVSQGYQDALIDRGIPL
- a CDS encoding PaaI family thioesterase, whose translation is MTGITDARIRDSFARQGLMDSFGARLEQVSSGRVLLSAPITAASSQQHGFAHAGLTFALGDSASGYAALTQMAEGAEVMTVEMKINLIAPGDGLRLWAHGEVVKPGRRLFVTRCTVEVERPDGSRRDVALLQGTMIPV
- the folD gene encoding bifunctional methylenetetrahydrofolate dehydrogenase/methenyltetrahydrofolate cyclohydrolase FolD; this translates as MTATIIDGKAFAATVRARVATHVAALKSDHDLTPGLAVVLVGEDPASQVYVRNKGKQTAEAGMASFEHKLDVATSQKDILSLVDQLNADPEVHGILVQLPLPDHVDSAEVINRISPAKDVDGFHISNVGLLGTGQKSMVPCTPLGCLMMLRDHHGSLSGLNAVVVGRSNIVGKPMAQLLLGESCTVTIAHSRTKDLADVCRGADILVAAVGRPEMVPGDWVKPGATVIDVGVNRIPHPEKPGKTKLVGDVDFASASAVAGAITPVPGGVGPMTIACLLANTVTACCRANGLPEPEGLTA
- a CDS encoding formate--tetrahydrofolate ligase, which gives rise to MAFKTDIEIAREANKRPIQEIGSKLGIPAEDLLPYGHDKAKISQSFIDGVQARKDGRLILVTAINPTPAGEGKTTTTVGLGDGLNRIGKNAAICIREASLGPCFGMKGGAAGGGYAQVVPMEEMNLHFTGDFHAITSAHNLLSAMIDNHIYWGNALEIDERRVVWRRVLDMNDRALRDTVTSLGGVANGFPRQTGFDITVASEVMAILCLATGLEDLQKRLGDIIVAYTRARKPIYARDIKADGAMTVLLKDAMQPNLVQTLENNPAFVHGGPFANIAHGCNSVIATTTALKLADYVVTEAGFGADLGAEKFMNIKCRKAGIAPDAVVIVATVRAMKMNGGVAKADLAAENVAAVEAGCANLGRHIGNVTSFGVPVVVAINHFAGDSEAEIAAVQAYVATQGSEAVLCKHWADGSAGTEALAHKVVEIAESDAAGFAPIYPDEMPLFEKIETIATSIYHADGVVADSKIRAQLKTWEEAGYGNLPVCMAKTQYSFTTDPGARGAPTGFTIPVREVRLSAGAGFIVAICGEIMTMPGLPRVPSAEQIMLNAAGNIEGLF
- a CDS encoding DUF5665 domain-containing protein; amino-acid sequence: MDNEMKDELRALRSEVAMLNGHRFLRLHNSVWRLLLFNFARGLAFGLGTVLGASLLLSLLVWSLAQIEFLPIIGEWAAEIARLMAENR
- a CDS encoding antibiotic biosynthesis monooxygenase family protein, with translation MPSIAKGAALQTVITTFETNPGNCRDLIEALTSAYDQFIAHQPGFIGAGLHVNDAQTRVANYSQWDRREDFQAMLRSDEMVRRNKAITEMCRSFEPVMYDVSAVFDR